Genomic segment of Cryptococcus neoformans var. neoformans JEC21 chromosome 5 sequence:
GGGCGGTTTATCATGAaagggtggtggtggtggtgtcACTAaacaagaaaaaaaggagagacgTCCCAAAGGATATGATACCGAGCGTTTTACCACTTTTGCCCACACATCGAGCCTCCTTCATTCGGCCTGTACCTGAACACAGACAAGTGTGAGATCACAGCGAAAAAAGCAAAGGGACATGGAATAAAAGATTATGCATTGGACAATGTCCTTGTGTTTCTCTACTCGTCATTGTTTTGTACGATTACAACAAGAGAACGTCTTCTGcgttccctctcctttccaaaTAAATATTATCCCGCTCATCCAACGTTTTCTCAACTTTCTGcatcaacctcaacagCCTCTCCGCTTTCGCGGCTTTActctcttttttccccttcttctccctgtCCAACATTGCCCTTTCGTCCTTTTCACCCCTAGGACGTTTCTTGCCCGTAGGCGTAATAATAGGGCTGCTGGTGCCGTCGGTGACTTTTGAAATGGTTGTGGGGGAGGATGTTTTGATGGGAGGAAGCTCTACAAGAGCacgagaagagggaggaggcTCGGCGAGAGAGGTGACGAGTTGGATCTTTTTCTCAACGAGTTCTCCAAACTTGGAGATGACTTGTCGCAAATGATCTCTTTGCCATCGACCCATTTCAGTCTCCGTGGCAAAGAACGTGCGGGCAAAAAGATGGCGATGTTGAAACTCGCCGAggacaaagaaggagagaaacTGCAAGATGGCGTCGATAGGGAGTGCTAGCATAATCAAAGAAAAGCCATAAGCAGTTGTTCAAAACATAATTTAGAAAAGACTCACCGTTGCCGTACTGCGCTGCCTGTGACAACCTTACAATCAACAAAGAGAGCTCATCGATCCCCACAAAAATCTCGTTCTCAAAGTATTCAGCCATTTGATCAACCAGTTTGTCATTGCTACCCGCGTGAAATGTCAGTCAACCCATCGACCGACTCGCCCTGAAGGCCAGGGACGCGAAAATAAGAAGGAAGTTAAAACCCACGATAACGGCGCGTCGAAAGTGATCTCTGGCAAGGCGATGGCGTCAAGAACATTCCCATTATCCAAACCTCTTGCGCCCGTGAATTCCCTTGCAAGTCGAGGGACGGAATTGATGAGCTCAATGCCTGACTTGAGGCATGTCCATCCCAGGTAAGCATCTATTATATGATTGTCTAATGAGCTTGGTAATTTCCCACGGGTAAAATGAATTAAATATTCACCGGTGCGTTGCTGAGATAACAATAGTCCAATGACGTCGACAAACTGTTTCCAATGAAAGAGAACTCTCTCGGCCACATCTTGCAGCCTCACGATCCCTTGCtctttcacctccacctcccccAATCCTTCCAATGCCTTGGCGAATTGTTGGTCGAGATCATCGGCAACGCCCAGCGAAACGAAGGATTTATTAGAAAAGGAGGCGATTTCGGATTGAATGTGTAACTATTTTTTTGATATGACAAAGAGGTCATGTCAGTAGTGTGATTCGAAATAGCAGTTAAGACATACACGTTCGGCCAGATTATCCATGCTTTCATCCTCCCAGCTGAGAACAATCAAGCCCGGCGCAAATCTATTTCCGTCATCCTGAAGCGTCTTCACAAGTAACCCCATGCGATCTTGGGCGTTGGCCACATTTCTGGGAGAGGTACATTGTACAGTCAGCCATTGATGCTCAACAACATAAAAAAAGGCATCAAAACAATGTTGACTCACTCAGAGGCTTTCTTCGCGTCAGTCGTTTTCAAGGGTGCCTCAAAGACAAGTAAACCTATCCACCCATCGTCTTTGGAATGCTTAGGCATCATCCCATTATTAACAACCCTCAGATCAAACTCCACTCCACCGCACATATACCCccgctccttctccccgtCTGGCGTCGTctcaccatccccatcaTGAACTTGATCTAgctgagaggaagagttaGGAGGTGCAAACTTGCTCACTAGCCATCCCTCTACCGCTTTGTCGGCAGATGAGCCACGGGAAGGCgtggagaggagagtgaTGAAGGCCGGGTGTCCTTGATGCGGAGAGAGAGCCGTTGACTCCGGCCCAGAGCTGGATGCAGAATCAGACAAGGAGATGGTTGCGGAAGTGAAAGCAGCGGAGAGTTGAGGGGCAACGTATCGAGCGATAGAAGTTAAAAACGTCGATGGAGCAAAGAAATTGTCTTTATCCCTCTCCGCCTACGGTAAGGAGCGCATGCGTCAGCTCTGCCTACCAGTCATCTAATATATGACTTACCTGAATGATCTCAATATCCAATCGTAAACTATCCAGCCCAGCATCCATTGAGTCCACCTCCACATCCATGCTCACATCTCCCACTCCATTCGCTTTCGCACCCAAGACAGTTGTCGAAGAACCCATGGAAGCACCCAATCccatttccttcaaccCTCCCAGCCattcccttctctttctctcccccccctcccttctttctctcttctcctttgcccaGAGCTTCCACCATTTTCCTGCTTCCCTCGCCCTCCATCGTCGTCTGATTTCATCTAACATCGCCTCCTTTGCAATCTCTCTTACAAGCCCATCCCTATTCCCACCGCCATTGCCGGGGGTAGAACCAAGCAAAAAATGATCTCGGAACAAAACCTCTGACCAAAACCTGATCGTCTCTGATCGATAAGCTTTCCTCGCAGCATACGTCCGCTCAGCCAATTGCTGTCTTACAAAGACTTCCAGATCAGGGGTCAAACAGTCTCTCAATATCCCCTCCATAACTTGTACCACTAGCTCTTCACATACAGATGGGATAGCCTGCCTACGCTTCAGTCTTTCAGCGTGATAAACGTCAAGACTAATTCTGGGGGATGATTTcgagagagaaggggaaagaaggtttAATTGAGAGGTCGGTGTGGATGtcgagaggaggagggaaggatcCCTATGCGGGCGTGATCGTGCGACTGTGTGAGGAGTATGTGGAGTAGTGGTCGAAGCAGGACCTGCTACAGACGCAGATACAGGTGTGAGCGGGGATACAGTGGAAGCACTGGTATTGAGGTGGGCACCGAGCGGTGGCGCGGCATTTGCGGAGGTTGCAGCAGATGTAGATGCACCCAATGCCGACGGACCTGGAGTAGCTGTAAACGAGAACAACGGCTTATCCTCGACACCTTCTCTGATCCCACTCCCAGAGCTCGCAGCACGATCCACCGAAAAGGTGAAAAGCTCTGGCTTCCCCCCGCCTTGTTCCTTTTTACCTTCCTGACCTGCCGCACGCTTCCTACTCTTCTCATCAATCGCTAGCGGAGATGTAAGCGGTATAGGCGCCGACGCGGGTTCTGAGGAAGTAGATGTAGGTGTAGAGCCAAAGACGAAAGAGAAACTCGGTTTGTCTTTCTGTCCTCTTTCTTTGGACTTTGCATTTGTTACATCAATGCCCGCTTTGCTGTCTCCCGTTGCTGCTGGCGGCACAAAAAGAGGGGCAGGGGTTGAAGTAGAGAGTCCGGCTGTGGGCACCGAAGCTGGAGCTGGAGCTGCAGTAGGAGCAGctgcagaagagaagaaatcaGGGATGCCCTTTGCATTTGcatccacctctttctccttctccttctctttcatgGGTTGAGAGGGTGGCAATGAAAATAAGGGTGGAGTTCCCGACGTAGATGTAGCCTTCATACTCGAAGGCAGTGATGTCCCGGCTGGAGCCGGAGTTACACCAGGAGCACCGGCAGGAGCAGATGGGGCAATAGAAGCGGAGCCGGAAGCGGAAGCGAAAGATGGTTTGGAAAAGCCAAAGTTGAATGCCCCTGAAGAAGGTTTATTAGGCGTAGTCGCTGGGGTGGATATCGAGCCAAAGACAGAGCCGGTCCCAGCTCCCGAGCCAAAACTGAAAGCCGACATGCTCGTTTGCCCTTCAATAGGTCTGGCAGAGGATGGGGTCGTAGTCGACGATGGGGGTTTCTTGAAATCAAACGCCGACGATGCCCCAGGGCCTCCAAACGCCAATACGGACGCTGGTGCTTTCGCTGTTGTCTTGAACGGTGCAGCGATGGACAGTGTGTCCTCGCTTGTAAGGGGACTACCACTGTTGACAACTTCTACAAACGCTTTCCCACCCCGTTTCGCACTGACCAAAGCCCATCGTCTAGTGTACGGTGCGTCCTTGTTATCGTCGAATGGTGTCCCCAGATTGATCAGGGCgcccctctttcctccgcTTTCATTGTCaggaggaaagagtggGATATTAAATCGCCTGCAGATCGCTTCACTCTCACTGTCTGCGTTGAACTCGGCAGAGGATTGGAGTGGCACGTCATCCCATGCTGAAGGAGTCGAATCTGGAGTCAAACACCCTAATATCTTGTTGAGGGTTTCGATCAACAccattctcctttccacgatttctcctttttcattCACCCTTATTGGCTCCGTTTTCAATCTCGGATACGCCCTGGTCATCGCACGTAATGCTGACCTTCTCATTTCCCTTAGACGGATCTCCACGAGGCATGCAAGTAGGTAGGGGAccttgggagaagaaaggagtTTGATAAAGCGCCGGATGTTGTTCATTCCCAACTCGGCATTATGCTTTGatccttctttttgacTGTCAAAATTCCTCTGTGCACTTCGTCTTATCTCCCATGCAATTTTGACAAGAGGGTGAGACAGGATAGAGGAGGGTAATTCGGAGGTAGGAATTGAGATGGATTTCGAGGTGAGGTCGTAAACTAGCATATATGCTCTGAATTCCGGTTCGTGGGAGCAGGGCATGTCGAGACCTGATTCTTCACGACGGTCGTTATAGTGTTGTCTTAAGCTTGTAAAACCTTTTTTGACATGATCAGCGGGCTCCCCGAGCTACAAGGGATGGGATTGATACGTACATCTTCCGAGTTCGGCAGAATCGATGTGCATATCGTTGTTcgttccctcctcttcctgaaGTTCACGCAAACAGAGAATATGCCACCTTGCTATCCTCTCAAAGCTCTCAATAGCTTCTTCATGTCCCCAGCTGCTCTGCATCGCAAACTCTTTCCGAATGGCTCTGGTACGATCTCGAATAAAACCTGCGCTATATCCAAGTGCCTTGCGTTGCGCCAGTTCACTATTCGGTGGtaagtcggaagaagaggaaggtaaAAGAGTCATGATGGATGTGAACAGATAGTCGAGTGTACGAATGAGGGTCTGAGGTGTACGAAGGTCGGAAGGGAGGATGGCAGCGGTACCATGGCCTGCACCCGCATCCGAACGAGAGTAGGCTGCAACAGCTTTTGCGGGATCCATCCTCTTATCTGGAGTCTGGAACCACATTAAGCAGTCATTGGCTATTATCTCTTAAATTCGAAGATTGGACTTACAGCCTCGAATGGATGCACCTCTCTCGTCCACTCCCTAAACTCTCTCTCATAATCACTACACATCTTCTCACAAGTCCCTTTCATCTCCACCGCGTCTTCAAGTTCcaccttcccatccctcacTAATCTCTGCTGTGCATGGTACTGTTGTACCTCCTTGGCTCgtgcttcttcaagctctttgTAACGGTTGCCTGGGAGGGTGTTGGAGAATCGGGCTGCTCGAGCTGCTAGTTTTGACGCAGAGGCGAGAGCAGGCTCTGCAGACATTTCGCCTCCTATTCTTTTCGCGGGGGCCGTGGAGCTGGACCGCCTAAATGTACGTGCAAGATGTTATGATGTACTGTACACTTTTGCCCAAGCTCGTGTCCTGTGTTTAGTTGCACATCGTCGGTTTTGGCGGGACAAGTGGAGGTGATTTGACTCCGTCTCCGTCGCTTTCGTTCCACATCCTCTCGTACGTCGGTATTTTTACAGCTGAGTGCAGAAACTGAAACCTCGCTCGTCCATTGACAACTATCACAGCTGCTAACCCTGATGTAGGACTGAATATGGCGCATTTGACGATTCCGCTGCTGAGATCGGGGACATTCAGTCTGATGTCAAGACCAAAATAATCAGAATATAGTACATCAACCTGTTGCAATCATTCTGAAGTCGACCTCAGTCTGAGGACATCTTCTCTATCACCCTTTCTAAGTGATTTCTGAACTCAATTCGACGTCATTCTGCATAATCCGCCACGGCCATCAAGGCAACGCCAATTATACCGATTCCAACGTCAATCTTCCTCGATTCATATCAACCTCAAACTATGTACCACGGGCGTGATTTTCTCGCTCAAAACCACATCTCTATCCCCTTGTACCCATCGATGGGTCATCGTTCACTCGCTATACCATCCATTACCTTTCTGAATCGGCCCTGTCGATCAGGGAAAACGCTTTTGGAGCTGTAAACTCTGCGAACCAGTTGGCAACATCGTGATTATTAACATGACCATTACCGTAGGTTGTACAAGCTTGAAAGACAGCGTAGCAGCTGGACGGGGAAGCTATACCTGTATCCCCTTCTTTGGAATATGTAAAGGGAGAGGATTTAGGAAGTGGGGGAAGAGTGGAGATGGCGGGGGTGAAGATAAGGATGTGGAGAAACAgggcaagaggagaggCGGGAGTAGAGGGCGGAGGGACGAGGAAAATAGCAGAAGCCGGAGTCGGATGGCGAACAAAAGAAGTCAGATGGGGAACGTGAGCGTTTTGGTGGGATAGACGATCGTATAGGTCATCCTGTTGGAATGAACAAGCTATATTTTCTGTAAAGAAAGCTTGATATCGAGGGCTTGGATATCCGGACTCGTGATTTTGGGGTAGAGAGTCTCGCGCAGATTATTCTACTTGCGAACCATTGTTATCTTGGCGCACATTGCAGGCATCTTTGCGTTACATAGGCAGCCCAGGAGCTATATATAGTTAAAAGCTACCTACACATGGTAGAGAAGAGTGCTTTTTacttctttttgcttttcgGAAATCCGCGTTGAGGTTCGCCACCATAGACGGAACCAAAATGTTCAGCGACGGGAACACTCAGACTGGTGCGAGGTCTTTCCGCATCAGCAAACTGCCCACACCTTGCCTTTATGATGTCGAATTGATATCTTTTACCTCATCGACCATACTATGTTCTCTCCCGTCAATCTCCATGCTAACACGCCGAAGCCGTCGCCTAGCAGATCAACGTGCTTGGCTCAACCTTCAACGGGCCGAAGCATCTCCGCTATCTCCTCAGCAAATCGACCCGATTGCCTATGGCGGCCATCCTTCCAACAGGCATCAACCATTCGCTCTTTCTCTTATTCCCTTTGACCTAAACGAGTCTCACGAGGTACCAGACCAAATGATAACCCCTAAGCTCGTAGATACACGTAAAAGTGGCGCATAGGCGAAATATTTATACAAGAGTACAAGGACAATCGCATCATCAACGGGGCGGATTACTCAGAGCAACTCATGCATTCATTACCCTAGGATGTTTGCCCCTTTACGCCCGGGATTCTCTTCGAATACGTATTTTACTCACGTAAATATGTTCACGTGGATAATGAAGGGGAACAAGGAGGAATGGTTTCGGCTCAAGCCGTTGCTGCTTATAGGGAAGCTGCCTCAATTACATCCGCGTTATCCACGGTGAGTTTTCATCTTATCCCGTCTTATCCCGTAAATCCACCAAGCATGGATCCCTTTGTTCACACTCCAGCCTGCGTCAGCCTTCTGGTTCTTCTGTGCCCACCTCCATGAAACTGGGATCTACTACACCGGACGTAACTCTCATCACCGACAACACCCCTGTCCCAATCCTCAACGGTGTTGCAGAGTTGAAATGGCTTACCCtagaggagatgaggaatggCAGGGATTCCCTGGAATACCTTGTACGAGAAGGCATCTATCAAAACATGTGGTATTTGCTGATGGCCTATGTGACGTGGCTGTCGCCACTCGACCTCTTGACCTCCACCTTTACATCAAACAGGATCGCTTCCACAaaaccttctcttcttcttgtcagCACGATTATGACAGtaatccttcttcatcccactTCAGTCCGTTCTGGGCAAGGCTTCCCAACAGTCTGATCAAAGATCATGTAGCTTGGGAACTGGACATATCCGCGAGGGACCGGCTCGATGCAACCGTCCTGTTCCTCCTCGCCTCGGCGCTGCCGTCCCGGTTTCGCGCCGATAATAGCGCTGACACCAAGaaccctcctcctcttggCATGACTCGTTATGTCTCCTGCGACAGCCGACCCAAATCGGCGTCCGATATCATGTTAAAGAAGTTGCACTATACCAGCAAGCGTTCCTCTAAGAGGTCAGCCAGGAAAGGGAAGTCGTCCGTCCAAGCGAGACagggaagatgaacaagaggaaggtggggaagagagtgagggTGGTGAGGGGGGAGGCGGGACTGgtaaggaagatgatggtgacgggagagatggaagggatggaggCCACGGTAGACCTGCGGATCACGAAGACCGTGGGAACAAGAATACCGAGGGTAGAGGGCCGGCCGGTGGAAGGGATGTTGGTTCCGGTTTCTGTCTGGACGACTTGAAGGCCAGAGGGGATGCGGATGGTGACATCGacaggaaggaaagggcaaagaaGATAGGAGTGTGGCTTGAAGGTGTGCAGCCATGCCCCCCGCCTCAATGCCTGTAAGGGAACGAGGAGAACAGtaaggaagatggggatgaagagaacaataagCAGTTGGGGAAGTAGTTTCAGAGAaccgaggagaggaagaagacgagaggaagagaaggaggacttCGCGAGGAGGCGTTAGGGAAGGGCACAGGACAATAACCGCAGAGCAAGCTACTACATGATCTTTCTTTCTGGTTCAAATAACTGTCCATATCCTCGCTATCGACATGAGAGAAATGggataagaagaagaaacccATCTCTTTCTACTTATTTACCTACTACATTATTCATCTTATCCGCCTCTGATGCCTTTCTCCCACAGCAATACGATCTCACATAAGAACAAACGTCGTGTGGCAAAGAAAAATAACGtaaaaagacaaaagacAAAGCAAGCGATAATATGTTACGCTGCTATATAAAAAAGTCCATCAAAACGTCATTCAACCCCAGCGAGAATAAATTGTGCTGGGGGAAAGAGGCGTTGGAGAGATGTGGAAAACAGTGTAATTAAAAAAGAGTCCGTATAAAGAGCGGTAAAGTAGAGCTAGATAGACGAAAGCGACACATATATAACAAGATGGTCACGATATTCTTCGTCATGTTGAAATGTCCATTTCCAAAGAGCGCGACAGAGATTCCCTAAATGCAGCTCGAAACGCTTTATGCGAGAAAAGCCGCATAGAGGGTTGAAGGGATGTAGCCATGCCATGCTGGTAATTAATGAGTTGGCGATAATATGAAGGTCGGCGTGTGTTTAACTTCtacttcttcgttcttccttcttcatatAAGTGCCAGGCGGTGGAGTGATTTTCATGGCTTAATATCTGACAACTGgggaatgatgatggtggtgcAATGCGATCGATGGTTCAACTGTGATTGTTGGGCGATACAAAGATTTTTTCTTGAAACTGAAAAGAGATTGAACTGGATGAGAGACAGATGGGAACAGCTGGAAGCTACAGCTCCACGCTGTTTATGTTTACGCGAGAACAGCCAGTGCTGAAAGCACGACTACAATCGCacttcccattcccatcccaCTCAACAGCGCAGGTGCTGCACCAGATTCGCttgatgacgaagaggaggaggaagcagaATCGACAGAGGTCGCTGTAGAGCTCGAGTCGGTCGCAGACGCAGAGGCAGAAGTGGTGGCGATGGTGACGATGGTGCTAGCTGGGAGGACGGCGTTGTTCGTCGTGTTCTGGTCACCGAGTTGACCGTTGCCGACCATGATGAACTATTTCTCAAAGTTAACGCTTTCCTCaaacaaagaagaaagaggggaaACCCACCTCGCCGATAGAAGGAACACCCTTAACAACAACGAAGAACATGGCAGGTCcaggttggaagagagtggGGCCTGGGTTACCGGGCAACTGAGAGACGTGAATAGTCGTGTTGCCAGTGTTCATATCAATAGTATAGGAGCTTTCCAACTCGAGCATCTTCTGACCAAAGCCCATAGCGTGAGTGTTGAAACCGCCTCGGATGAGGACGACTTTGGTGTCCTTCGCTGTATCCTCATCGGTGCCAGACATGGTAAGGTTGAAAGAGTCGCCACCATAATACAAGTTGGTAGGCATACCGCTATAAGTAGGACGCTTTTCGTTGTAATACCAAGGGTACCACTTCTCAGAATCAGTACGACTTCGCCACTGATCGTTGGTGAAATCGGCGTTGGGGTTGGAACCGGCGATGAGAACGGAGGAGTcgggaaggaggatggcggTGGAATGATACATTCGTTCATTGGCAGAGGCAGAAAGACCAGTTCGGTTCCATCGCGAGCCTTTGGGAGCAGAGTAATTGTACAGGGCGGGCATGTAGAGAGGGTCCTGACCGTAAGATTCTATGACGAAAAGAATTAGCTCGAGtaatgaggaagagaacgGATGACTTACGGCCAACACTGTACTGTTCGTTGCCATAACCAGCAGTTCCCATAGCAACACCATTACCCATCCAGAAGGTTCCATCAGGCAAGATGACAAACTGTCCCATACTCCTACCCTCAAACATataatcatcatcttcgtaCTGAGGGTTGTTGGTGTCGGGGCTGATCCTGACACATGTACCGTCAGCGGGGACAGCAGTGACGTTGTAACCGGCGCTACCATCATCACCCCATTGAGTAGTGTTCGAGCCACcacagaagagaagagtaaCGGTGTAGTTGTTGGCAGGTGTAAGAGGGAGCATGACAGTGGCGGCGGAAGCAGGATATACTCGAGTGGCATAAGGCATGTCGGGCAAGTCGGTAGTTACCTTGGTAGTGTAATCGTAGAGGATGGTCTTGCGATACGCCTGCATGAACAGTTTACCTGAAGGCAACAACCAAACAAGGGGGTAGAGATTGACAGGAAGAGTGTCAGTAAGGAACTGCAGGTTGACGGGGTCCCCGTCACGAGGAGGGAAAAATTCGTAGGTGGGGTTATCTTGAGCGGCAGTGTTGACATAACCACCATTCTTGTCACCACCGATGACGATCAAACTTCCGTCCTCGAGAGTCTCGACCGTAGGGTACCAACGCTTTCCAGTCATTTGAAGCCAGCCGCCCGTGCCCTGGCTCTTGTCATAAGAGGTTTCGCCTTGGATGTACTCGCATGTTTCGTCGGTACAAGGGTTGATCATTCGGATGGCGCTTCCTCCATCGGTATCGCTGTAAGCAGCAGCATCGGTAGAGGCGACACCACCTGTTGTGACGGCTGtgccaaaaaaaagcgTCAGCTATTTTACGGAACGGTGAGAACACAGCACACTTACGTTGGTTACCACCGAAGATGACCCAAGTACCATTACCAAGAACATTACCACCAGCACAGAAAGTATTTGAGTACACATCGAGAGTTCGGTCTGAGGTGCAAGCTGTTAGCAACATATACACATGTATGAACGGTTCGCTACTCACATTCGTTCGTCTCAATGTCATACTCGGTGGCCCATGCGGGATGGGTGCCGTACGCGCCGTTAATGGTGATAGGGTTGTTTTCTGCCTTGTCAATGACATAAACCTTCTTGTCATTACCCAAGAACATCTGACAGCTGTCATGAGCATCTTCTCTGGCATCAGGTTTGATAACAGACTCACTTGCTGTGCACTGACACCAGTGTCGCCAACGCTTTCAAAACTCAGCGGTGTCGGAGCGTTTGATGAACCTCGCTTGTTGGCAGTATATCCGGGTGTCGCTCCATCTTGTGGTGAGGGAGAGGCGACAACGAGTGATAAGAATGGGAGGAGTGTAAGAAGGGTTACCATGTTTAGTGAAGCCATGGCAGACTAATAGTTCTGCTGTCGCGATTATAATACAAGAGTCGAGAAACGATGCTGGTCTTGATAAAAAACGATAATATCAAGGTGGCGGCGGGTGAGTTATGCAGGCGGAATGAAAGGATGGGGGCCTGTATAACGACTTTGAGGGGGCAAGGCGCGGATAACGAGGGCAAAAGTCAAAGGAGGCCaaggcggaagaggaagagggaagattGTAGATCGGGACGTCGACggtgatggaagagatggaaacaAGAGCAATAATCCGTCAGCTTGGATCCTCTGCGCTACTCTTGGCCCGGCATTCCAATGTCCAGCATCCCGTAACAACGGAACATGGCCCCAGTGGAGAAGGACCGGCAGCAAAAAATGACGACGTGAGGCACAATGCTATGCTGTCCGTAGCTAGCGTTGTCTGCACACACCATTTCGCCTTGCGTCCCGCGCGAGCTGCGGTGGACTGGGATGGATTGAAGGGAGTTACTCACGGAAATGTAGACGAGTAGGGAGGTATGctggggagaaggggagaatAGGGGGACGATGGGCGTTAAGTATGGTGATGTGAAAGTGAATTCGAGAGAAGCCAAGTTAAAGGAGCGTAGGAGGATACGACGTCCGATGCAGGCAGCCAGAAATAACGTTCAACGGTCCCCTACACCGACAAGAAAAAAGCAAATGCGATGCGAAGCTGCCGACACGTCCCCGCAGTCCCTGAACTGGCACGTGAGTTCGTCCTGACGCTGCTGCCCAACATTGGCAAATTTCCCAACCACTCGGCCCACGTCACAGCCCGTCCCAGTTCCGCAAaaagaaggtggaggaggccgGTTTGGGTAATTCAGCCCAACAAGGACCAAAACCGGAAACTAAGTGACGTAAACGACTTATTAGCGGCTTTCTATGCCGGGAGCCCAAATCCCGATTCCCCTGAACTTTGTGATTCCAGTCCTGAAAACTGCGATCTGTCTCAGATGTCGGACACTGCCGAAGAGCGAAAACTTCCTCCCGCCAAATAAATAGGTCGCAAATCGCAGAGTATCGCCCAACCGTATAAGCTTTGTACCCGCTTGAAATGTTTATTTATATCTGTGGACGGGCGTACATACGCATGTGGATGGCTGCACGGTACAGCAGGCGTATTTGATGCAAAACTTGTTCGCTCGTTTCTCCCCCTTGGGACTTGACATTCCTTCGgtttcttcctcgctcGTTCAAGATCATCCGACCGTTATCATCCTACTACTACCTCTCACATGCCCATTTTACGTCACTGgttcttctccccctttggtcatcatcttctctcggCTTTTAGCTCCTATCGACATCAACCCACTTTATCATCTAGTAATCTAGTACCGGCTATAGTgcaggaaaaagaggagtATGATCTGAAGCAGGAAGATAATCTTAACCGGCAGCAATCGAACATGTAACGTATTATCAACTCGAGCCGGGCGGAAAAGACATAAGAGGCTTTACCTTTTTGTCAACAACTTGATGTACGTAGTCATACATCCTAATACATGATCCTATCCTATTCAACAGCGGATAAGGCATAGAATGATACATTAGACTTCAAGTGGCTTGTACAGGTTATTGTGCATCGTGCGGTTGATATTTCATCAAAAAAGAGAGGTTGTGAGAAGATACACCACAGGTAGCGAATACAGACCGTGGACACTCATTAGCCGAGATCGGAGAGCTTTTTCAATAGTCTAACCCGACGCGAGTTATAAATAAGCGACTGACGGCTCTACATTGCCTATGTCTCATCCGTACTCATGATTCTCGCTCGTAAACAGGTACATTGTAGAATAATGCAGAATCATGGTTGAATCAATTGCTTGGCCTGCCGGGTTTTCCAACAAAAGGGAGGTTTCAAACTTCCGACTGTTGTTATTTATACCAACAAGTGTTCGCAGAATAGTGTGGTGGTTGAGTTACGAGTCGTTGGGATCCTGATAGCTAAATGATCAAACGTATAAATAGCGTAGACC
This window contains:
- a CDS encoding glyoxal oxidase precursor, putative, translated to MASLNMVTLLTLLPFLSLVVASPSPQDGATPGYTANKRGSSNAPTPLSFESVGDTGVSAQQMFLGNDKKVYVIDKAENNPITINGAYGTHPAWATEYDIETNEYRTLDVYSNTFCAGGNVLGNGTWVIFGGNQPVTTGGVASTDAAAYSDTDGGSAIRMINPCTDETCEYIQGETSYDKSQGTGGWLQMTGKRWYPTVETLEDGSLIVIGGDKNGGYVNTAAQDNPTYEFFPPRDGDPVNLQFLTDTLPVNLYPLVWLLPSGKLFMQAYRKTILYDYTTKVTTDLPDMPYATRVYPASAATVMLPLTPANNYTVTLLFCGGSNTTQWGDDGSAGYNVTAVPADGTCVRISPDTNNPQYEDDDYMFEGRSMGQFVILPDGTFWMGNGVAMGTAGYGNEQYSVGQSYGQDPLYMPALYNYSAPKGSRWNRTGLSASANERMYHSTAILLPDSSVLIAGSNPNADFTNDQWRSRTDSEKWYPWYYNEKRPTYSGMPTNLYYGGDSFNLTMSGTDEDTAKDTKVVLIRGGFNTHAMGFGQKMLELESSYTIDMNTGNTTIHVSQLPGNPGPTLFQPGPAMFFVVVKGVPSIGEFIMVGNGQLGDQNTTNNAVLPASTIVTIATTSASASATDSSSTATSVDSASSSSSSSSESGAAPALLSGMGMGSAIVVVLSALAVLA